Within Anthonomus grandis grandis chromosome 19, icAntGran1.3, whole genome shotgun sequence, the genomic segment ATTAATACTGTCAATTGCCCTAAAAATTTCTCTCCAATTTCATCATTGATCTCTTTATCCAGAATATCGGACTCTGGAATCGCGCACAATCTAGGATGGAACCTGGGCCCCGAGGACCTCATCCACATCCAGGAACACTGGCTCATGTACCCAGAGCCGGACAAGAGCCTCCATCTACTCTTGGGCATGGTCTATGTGTTCTTTTTTATTGCCGCCATGATCGGAAACGGGTTGGTCTTATGGATATTCATCACGTAAGACTTAATTCCTCGGTTAAATCCCCGGTTTTATCCCTAAAAATCGGGAAATCTTTAGGGCCAAATCGTTGCGTACTGCCTCGAACATGTTCGTGGTCAATTTGGCTTTTTGCGACTTCATGATGATGCTGAAGGCGCCGGTTTTCTTGTACAACTCCTTCCATTACGGGTTCGCCTTGGGACATACGGGATGTCAGATATTCGCTGGCATGGGTTCTTTATCGGGAATCGGGGCAGGTAAGGAGCCCTTTTGCCCCCCAAAAAGAGGTTAATGGAAACACGGTTTTAAGGGATGACGAACGCCGCCATCGGTTACGACAGATATACGACCATAACGCGCCCTTTCGATGGAAAACTCACCAGAACTAAGGCCTTGTTGATAATCCTGTTCATTTGGGCATACACCATCCCCTGGACAGTGCTGCCCGCTATGGAAATCTGGGGGCGGTTTGCCCCTGAGGGGTTTTTGACTGCCTGTTCTTTCGACTACTTGACCAGAACGTTCGACAATCGGCTGTTCATCGGGActattttcactttttcttaCGTGATCCCCATGCTGATGATCATTTACTTCTACAGCCAAATTGTGGGGAAGGTGTTTAGTCACGAGAAGGCTTTGAGGGATCAAGTAAGTCTGTAGGGTAGTCGCTTGCTAGTAGGCATTAGTCTGGAACGTTCCTGCAAGGGGGTGGAatttttaggcaaaaaaaatGAACGTGGAATCCCTGAGGGCCAACCAGCAACAGAACGCGGAATCCGCAGAAATGAAGATCGCGAAGGCGGCTATCACCATTTGTTTCCTCTATGTGGTGTCCTGGACTCCTTACGCTGTCCTGTCCCTAATCGGGGGGTTCGGGGATCAGTCCCTCCTCACCCCGGGAGTGTCCATGATCCCCGCCCTAAATTGCAAACTGGTCGCTTGCATTGATCCTTACATATACGCCATCAGTCACCCTAAGTTCAGGTGAGTCCGTGATCAAATCACTAATGTCTGGATGATCACAACTGGGATTTTTTAGGATCGAGCTACAGAAGAAACTGCCGTGGCTAGCGATCAAAGAGAAAGACATCAGCGACACCCAGTCGGCGGTGACTGAAAACAGCGCGGCTCCCAACCCCGCTACTTAATTCGGTACTAGTCAGACGCGAGTGCACTCGTTTCTTGTGGCATATGGGCGAGTGCGCACGCGAAGTTgtcaatttcctttttttttcaaatccctgtaataaatcaataaatccCTGCTGAAGAATTGTGGCGCTGCTTTCATTCGGATCGATCGTAAATCGCTCGGTTATACGTGGATAAGTGAACATTATCGCCCCGGGGATGATTAATGCGCTTTAAAGGCCGCATCGGTATaagtaaatatgtaaataagaAGCGAAATGGACGTTTACACAATTTACATGTTTGCTCGGGCATAGAGATGAAGATGTAAATTGATTTTCGGTTTGAAGGTAGAAGAGATATGGCCTGACGGTTTATCATGTCGTAAATTGCTATTTGGTCTATAGGGTGGTCAAGAAAGCTGATTAAAAAGCATTTAGAATGAAAGAAACGTAGAAAACTTGTGTAcgagcatcctaaaaactaaaaaatacaatttcgtataagtttattttaatattcaatgcTTTGCAATGCTAAAACGTTGAAAAATCAAGATCGAGTGCCTGgactaaaatgaaaaatgaccttaaacaaataccttaaaaatgtggaaaatcaattaaaatgcctggaagttatcgaatacctaaaataaagttacttaaaaaacggaaaagtatattaaatgattgaaatacaaaaaataacttgGTGTGTCtagaagataaaaaaatttatttataatcttcGAATAAGGTCGACAAATCAAAGTACctagaataaaatgaaaaattaccttaatCAGTTGCCTGAAAAacatggaaaattattaatatgtcTGTAAATCGGCGTTTAATAtctgaaatgaaatgaaaaattatttaaaatgcctgaaaaacgTGGAAATGTTTGGCCAACATCTGGAagatttatttgtaatttttgtctagtgcctggaataaaatcaaaaatgacTTCAATATAActgaaaaacgtgaaaaattattttctaaaaattggcgttaaatatatgaaatataatgtaaaattactttaattgccGGAAAAAATCTGGAAGATTATCCTTAATACGATATGACATCaagtattgaataaataaaaaaaaatcttaaaattcctggaagaacTAAAAACCTAATTGAAAACTCAGTTTTCTTAAGAGACGATTTTTTTCGTACACGTATATATCTTGCGGTGTAATAATAGACATGTAATAAACCTTTTTGCTAAACGTGAATAAAGCATAAActcaatattaaattcctcaacgtatatcaTGCGAACAGTTCAACTAATGTACATATAGggtaaactaaaaataaacatttaccTAACTATCGTTTGTTGCTTGGGCGTTAAGTTAATTGGTTCAAGTTtgaacatttgaaaaaaaatcaagtcgTAAAATTTCCGATATCTGGAGAGCTGTAATTGGGCCAATCTCCCAGATGGTcccgttggattcagaaggaatATGGCAAAATTTTCACCTTTTTTTTAACCGGTACCACTTAATGTTGACAACCCAGTAGTAACAACCCTTAAATCCCAAAAGGAACTTTCTCGCGCCGTTACAATAGACATTTGTCGAATGTTGTTAGTTAAAATGCGACGTATGCCGCCCTTGTCCAAGAACCATCTGCCGCCCAAACACAATGGGGCGACATTTTCCGCCCAAACGAGGGATTAAAAACTGACCACAGGGTCAAGGCTCATTATTTATGGCTAATCCAGTCACAGTAAAAGCGAAAGGGTTCATCTGCGAAACGCTTGAACGACTCGTATACCCGAATAATAATCGATCAGAACGTAAATCTACCGTGTTATGTAAAATGGCTTTCGCTGACAGCCATTTTAATTAGCCGTCGTCGAGGCgtcttcatttaaaattaaattaattaaaaaaaaaagtgttggatttttctttattcttcTGCTGTTGCTGCTGCTATCTGTCTCCGTTTCCTCATTGTCTAATGGCTCTTTGCACTTCACTTAAGTCGATGATTGTTAGCAAATAGACTGAAATCCACGGTGAAAACGGTATTTTGTTAGAGAGAGGCAggtaaagaaaaatcaattatcGGGCACCTGTTGTCTTAGCGGGTCTCCGCTAGTAAATCAAGTGCGGATATCTCAATCGGCAAGTAAAATTTAGTGTTTATTATCGGGAATCTTGATTTATACGGGTTCGATCCTATCGGGCTTATGACCGACATAAAAATCCCATTTCGATGGCGTTATTTAGTTCCTTTGGGTTCAAGAATTGACTCTTAATTTTGGTCAGTTTCCCCATTAAAGCCCCTGGACTTAAAGAGaaacttgatttaaaaaaaccataaagtttccacttttttttggaaaaagcgtcatttttcaaggaaaacaatgtttaaaagaataaaattgtgCTTGTCCtataaatattggaaaaatatgtgTTAAGGGTCTTTTCTTGTTTTCTTATCACccttttttgagtttttttttggttttttgggaaatttttaaatattttaaaatttctgccTGGAAAATGggtgatttaataaaatattgcctATAGCGCTTTTGTTAGGCAATTTACGCAAAAAAGTTATTCTAgctatttttttagatattactATATAGAACTAAATaccgaaataaaaatataatttttttcacagaTTTCacagaaaatggaaaaatatgaaaatcagtTCTTCCGGATTTTTAAGAGAATGATTATAGGAAAAAGCctgaaatttatttcaacagaCAGATTTTCCTAGGCCTtatcacttttatttaaattatttttctcataaacatagagtttttctaaaaacaaataaaaataatttttttacaacattttcTTGGGAGAATCCCATCTATTTtggacaaaaatcaattttttttaaatttaaatttttgccttctaaaaatattccttattgaatttaatgttttttctctTAAGCACTTAccacaaatttcaaaaaacttgtGAGTTACAGccaaattttgagtttttattttttcaaaaattttttgtggCTTTCCTTTAAATATTCGAGAATTGCTGTATAAGCATTTTTTGTCCCTTTTTTATAGTCCTATCTagcagtatatattttttattttcaaaacatttaatttttaatttaactatttaatttatgaaaatttcagGCCTAAAAATtggtcatttttcaaaaaattgtgtATAACTCTTTTATTGTGCATTTTACGGTAAAAAGTTATTCtagttattttttagatattattcgTTAGaactaaaaaccaaaaaaaaatatacatttttttcacagattttggaaaaaatggactaatagaaaaattagttttctcagatttttcagaaaatagtTCAAGTAAAAAGCTTAAAATCTATCtaacagtataatttttttgagtttacaaaatttttaaatttttgaaaatttttgacctaaaattgggtaattttttaaaaaattgtccatAGCTCCTTTATTAGGCATTTTACgggaaaaatgtattttggctaatttttagatattgttGCGAGGAActaaataccaaaataaaataaaacgtatttaaaacaaaataaaatactaatttttttcacggattttgaaaaaaaatggaaaaatataaaaatctgtttttttgattttttaagaaaatgatttaactaaaaagcttaaaatatattacaacaAATAGAACTTCTTAGGCCtcataacttttgtttaagttatttttttcataaaagcaaagtttatctaaaaaaaaataaaaaccattttttgcgTAATTTTCATGACTGTACCCCCGTctattttaaccaaaaatatatattttttatttacatttttacctTCTAAAAATgtgtcttaattaatttaatgtatttttccttatagacttttacccaaaaatttcaaaaatcttttgagTTAGAGccactttttgaatttttgttttttcaaaatttttttgtggcttccctttaaatatttgagaaatGTTTTATAAGGGTTTTTTGTTGCTATTTAAGTGGTCTATCTagcagtataatttttttttgattttcatgaattttgaatttttgataatttcagGCATAAAAATGggcaatttttcataaaatcgacCGTAGCTGCTTTAATTTGCATTTCAGAAGAAAAGTATATTCCAAtgattttttaggaatttttacatagaaaccaatgcaaaaattaaaatatgattattcactagagttttcgagaaaattggaaaaatataaaaatcggttttttggaatttttgagaaatataattCATGTAGAAGCTTGAAATATATTACAGCAGATAGGGCTTTTTAAGCTTCCTAACTTTTGTTTAAGTCATTTTTCTCATAGACGCGGAGTTTTTTCAACAAagaataaaaaccatttttcaagGAATTTTCATGACTATGACCCCGTCTATTTTGgccaaaaatcaatttttattaaattcgaaTTTTTGCCCTGGagacattttttacaatcaatTTACCGTATTTTCCCTTGTAAAACCCttatgaaaattgaaattaattttgaattagggtcagtttttcagtttttttgagtgattttttcttaaaaatttttttgtgacCGTTCTAttgatattagaaaaatatgctattagggtttttttttactattttaaagctttactttgaggtaatttttccttttagattttttaacatttttagaatttttcagTAGTTCAGGCTCAAAAATTGGCAATTTTCCCAAGAAACCTGAGGGGTTTTTTTGCTCCTTTATTAagcattttaagaaaaaaaagataccctagatattttttagattctGCTGCATAGAAGCCAATACTATAACTGAAACGTATATTTTCCTCATAGTttgtcattttttgaaaaaatggctTTTGTAATAAATTCTTAGTCTTCTTAggtcttaaattttttctaataaaaaacagttaatCTCATGATGAAACTCACCAAAATCCCATAgtaacctttaaaaaaacacgAGGAGAATCATTCAGTAGGAGCCGCAGCATCAGCAGCAGGAGCAGACGCTCTGTCCCCCTTCATCTGTTCTTCCCCCCGTGGCCCCACCTCGGCCCTCCTGGGGCCCTCGTTCTCCCCCCGGAGACCATCACCAGGCTCCCCCCACAGCCCCCACCGCTTCATTTAGGGGGCGGAGTCCCGAGTTTTCACTCGTCGTTGCCCCCTTTTAAGAGTCGCTTCACAAGTGCGCGATCCTCCGCGCGTGGTTGTCATGTGTACGGGCCCTTTTACCTTGACATGCGCGCCCTACGGACGAGcctaaaactaaaagaaaaaaacggaaaaaatcTCTTTTAGTGTGCTGTGCTGCTgagtggttttttttttcgcgGTTTACGTGCTGCCACCTGTCAAgtggtttttcattttttttttttgagtataatTAGAGGGTCCTTTGACGACGACGTTTTCGAGTGGTGTCGCTTAATATGTTTAACTTTTGTGTGCGCggctattaaacaaaaaaaaacaaaaaaaaggacTTTTCTGGACCGGATGAGCGCCGGTGACACGGCGTAGTTGTGAGAAGGTGTCCGCGGCGGACCGTGGAGGTGGTGGACTCACCGGACCTCCACCACCATCGTCTTTGTATCTGCAAATGGGGGTGTTCGAGGACGGGGCTGGTGGCATTAGGCAGACGACGCACACTTCGTCTCAGCACCAACAAcaacagcagcagcagcagcaccAGCATCTTCACCACAGGATGCACTGGGTAAGATCCTTTGATCCAGGGAAAGTTTTTAGTCCCTTAATGGTCAGATGGGAGGCATTGGGGCTAAGGTGTTTCGGGATTTTCACAAGGTTTCTGATAGCGCTCTGTTGAGTAGATACAGAACATTTTTTTGCCCAGTAATAAACTTTGAAAACAGTGGATAGGTTTGAATCTTCATTACAGGAAGTACTGTCTTTCGATTcagaaaaaattggattttctaGTTCGTTATTGGTCTAATGGGAGACATTGTGGCTAAGGTGTTTTAGGACTTTGACAAGGCTTCTGATAACGCTCTGTTGAATATAATAGTGAAAAAGAGTTGGATAGATTTGAATCTTGGTCCATATTTGGCATCTCTACAgaatatttttgaacaatttgtCAACAAATGGTTCTTTAAAGCCCTTAAAGGAATTAGCATTTTGATTTTCGTCTTTCATTGTATGAAACCTTGACGAACAGGTACTGTGGTGCttatccaattttaattttgtgattAAAAGTgagcgtatttatttatttatttatttatttatacttgtttagaacacaaaatcaattcgtagttatgtttaaaaaatgcttgctatcaatatatttaataacCGTTAGacctgtatataaatatatatgcctagaattaaaataaataattactaaaagagaaaataattaatatctaaactaaaataaaaagaattaaaaaagcaaaaataggAAAGTGACAAGACTGCaattaagcaaataaaaacattgaaataaaacaacaaatattattaaaagactAAAAGTTCCTTTCCAAAGGATtctataatttttctattaatgtcaatataaattaaattttctacaattttgtaaaaattaagtttatggCAGATCTTGCTCTATAATAATTCTCTACCTGAGCGACATTCCTAGATTTAAACACGGGAGTAATAACTGCATATTTCAAATTATCTGGAAATTCCCTCCTTAAAAGATAAGGTCCTTTAAACCAGAGCAAACTGTTTGGTTCATTAAAGGCAGACATTGGAGCTAAGGTGTTTCAGGACTTAGACAAGGCTTCTGATAGTGTTGTGTTAAGTAGAACACTGAAAAACAGTTGGGTAGGTTTGAATCTTGACTCATATATGGATCTTGGAGTTGCTTTGAAGTTGTTTTTAAGCTCTTTTGAAAAAACCTGTAAATTCCCTATAACAGGAGTcgagaaattgaaatttgaCGTACAGAAGTGCCTGTAAGTAACTAATTTATTTGTCACTTATGGAATAGTAAATATATCGGTTCCTAATGGTCAAAATTAAGGAGTTATTGGCTCTTGGAATTCTTTGGAGTCTTTTTTAGGATCTTTTGAAAAAACCCGTAAATTCcctataacaggattcgagaaattgaaatttgacgtacaggagtgcctgtaagtaaCTAATTTATTTGTCACTTATGGAATAGTAAATATATCGGTTCCTAATGGTCAAAATTAAGGAGTTATTGGCTCTTGGAATTCCTTGGGGTCTTTTTTAGGATCTTCTGCAAGGAACggtaaaatatctataataagAGTCGAGAAATGGAATTTTCAGTACAGAAGTgcctgtaaaaaacaaaatcatttagCACTTATGAAATAGTAAATACATCGGTTTCTAATGGTCAAGATTAAGGAGTTATTGGCACTTGGGATTCTCTGAAGTTTTTGTAAgatcttttgaaaaaaacagtaaattccctataacagaagtcgagaaattgaaatttgaGGTACAGGGGTGCCTGTAAGAAACTAATTTATTTGTCACTTATGGAATAGTAAATATATCGGTTCCTAATAGTCAAAATTAAGGAATTATTGGCTCTTGAAATTCTTTGGGGTCTTTTTTAGGATCTTCTGCAAGGAATAGTAAAATCTCTATAAGAGGCAAGAAATTGGATTTTTcagtacaggagtgcctgtaacaAACAAAATCATTTAGCACTtatgaaatagtaaatatacCGGTTCTAATGGTAAAGATTAAGGAGTTATTGGCTCTTGGGATTCTTTGGAGGTGTTTTTAAGCTCTTTCGAAAAAAACCGTAAATTTCCTAAAACAGGAGTcgagaaattgaaatttgaGGTACAGGGGTGCCTGTAAGAAACTAATTTATTTGTCACTTATGAAACAGTAAAAATATCGGTTTCTCATAGTCAAAATTAAGGAATTAATAAATCGTGTAATTCTTTGGACTCTTTTCTAGGACCTTCTGAAAACAACAGTAATTCAAATCCTGATCTTCCCAAATGCCTAAATTCTTGACTTTTGATACTCTTTCTATAGTATTTTCACCCACCTTTATGTTTAGGTTTATTGGTAGCTGTCTTCCAAATGACTCGCTTGCTATAATTAGTTTTTGCAATATTCACCCTTAAATTATCCAAACCACCAATTAGATGCATATTTTGCTTGAAGTCTAAGGGTGTCTGAtgttaaagaataaaaatgggCATCACCTGCAAACACATAAACATAGTATACTAAATAATTTGTagatacaaatataaatatatatgcatAATATAAATAGCAAAGGATCCAAAATACTACCTTGTGGGACACCAGACTCTgctttattctaataaaatattattgatcttAAGTACctgctttataatttttaataccacCCAATCCTACATTCTATAATTTCACCCTTTCTCAGACCTAATAAAATAGCACCAGTAACGACACTTTATCAATATTTTCCTTCCAGTGCCctagtataattaattttttaattttttttggtaggATACAGTAACCATGCCTCCCTactacatttattaaaattaagataatacATTTGTTTGTGTACAACCACGACTTTTTAATACCTTTGTGCGTTAATATTTCAGTGAAAAATTGTTTCCATTTCTTTTCCTGTTTTATAATAAACCTACTTAATTAACCTTAAACTATTGTGATAAATCCTACCTTCGATCCTACATTTGTCCCTCACCAAAAAACCGTGTTAGACGCCTAGACTGCATAATAATCAGCAGACCCTTACTAGTACTAGGCCGAGCTCAAactcttttattaataaagtttcaTCTACATGAGCTATAATCATGAAATAAATTT encodes:
- the LOC126747484 gene encoding opsin, ultraviolet-sensitive-like isoform X2, producing the protein MGTFNWTSEPLFQSRISDSGIAHNLGWNLGPEDLIHIQEHWLMYPEPDKSLHLLLGMVYVFFFIAAMIGNGLVLWIFITAKSLRTASNMFVVNLAFCDFMMMLKAPVFLYNSFHYGFALGHTGCQIFAGMGSLSGIGAGMTNAAIGYDRYTTITRPFDGKLTRTKALLIILFIWAYTIPWTVLPAMEIWGRFAPEGFLTACSFDYLTRTFDNRLFIGTIFTFSYVIPMLMIIYFYSQIVGKVFSHEKALRDQAKKMNVESLRANQQQNAESAEMKIAKAAITICFLYVVSWTPYAVLSLIGGFGDQSLLTPGVSMIPALNCKLVACIDPYIYAISHPKFRIELQKKLPWLAIKEKDISDTQSAVTENSAAPNPAT